A genomic segment from Nicotiana sylvestris chromosome 1, ASM39365v2, whole genome shotgun sequence encodes:
- the LOC104213791 gene encoding MYB-like transcription factor ETC3 isoform X1: MDQNLHHQPKLMHHRCCSHEGTTLCREVNSMEWEFISMSKQEEDLIYRMHKLVGDRWGLIAGRIPGRTAEEIERFWIMKHSDGFANKRRQLRKV; encoded by the exons ATGGATCAAAATCTCCATCATCAGCCCAAGCTCATGCACCACCGCTGTTGCAGCCATGAAGGTACAACCCTTTGCCGAG AGGTTAATAGTATGGAGTGGGAGTTCATCAGCATGAGCAAGCAAGAAGAAGATCTTATTTACAGAATGCATAAGCTTGTTGGAGACAG GTGGGGACTGATAGCAGGGAGAATACCAGGGAGAACAGCAGAAGAAATAGAAAGGTTTTGGATAATGAAACACAGTGATGGCTTTGCAAACAAGAGACGACAATTAAGAAAAGTATAG
- the LOC104213792 gene encoding histone H3-like centromeric protein HTR12, with amino-acid sequence MARTKHLALRKQSRPPSRPTATRSAAAAASSSAPQSTPTRTSQRTAPSTPGRTQKKKTRYRPGTVALREIRRFQKTWNLLIPAAPFIRLVKEISYFFAPEVTRWQAEALIALQEAAEDFLVHLFDDSMLCAIHAKRVTLMKKDFELARRLGGKARPW; translated from the exons ATGGCGAGAACAAAACACCTAGCCCTACGCAAACAAAGTCGCCCACCAAGTCGCCCCACAGCCACACGTTCTG CTGCAGCTGCAGCTTCATCTTCAGCGCCTCAATCG ACGCCTACAAGAACAAGTCAGAGGACTGCACCTTCAA CTCCGGGGCGGACACAAAAGAAGAAGACTCGTTACAGGCCAGGGACAGTAGCGCTTCGAGAAATTAGGCGCTTTCAGAAGACATGGAATCTTCTCATTCCAGCTGCTCCTTTCATCAGACTT GTTAAAGAAATAAGTTACTTTTTTGCACCAGAGGTAACTCGCTGGCAAGCTGAGGCTTTAATAGCTCTTCAGGAG GctgcagaagattttttagttcaTCTGTTTGATGATTCAATGCTATGTGCTATTCATGCGAAGCGTGTTACACTTA TGAAAAAGGATTTTGAGCTGGCTCGACGACTTGGAGGAAAAGCACGACCTTGGTGA
- the LOC104213791 gene encoding MYB-like transcription factor ETC3 isoform X2 — protein sequence MDQNLHHQPKLMHHRCCSHEEVNSMEWEFISMSKQEEDLIYRMHKLVGDRWGLIAGRIPGRTAEEIERFWIMKHSDGFANKRRQLRKV from the exons ATGGATCAAAATCTCCATCATCAGCCCAAGCTCATGCACCACCGCTGTTGCAGCCATGAAG AGGTTAATAGTATGGAGTGGGAGTTCATCAGCATGAGCAAGCAAGAAGAAGATCTTATTTACAGAATGCATAAGCTTGTTGGAGACAG GTGGGGACTGATAGCAGGGAGAATACCAGGGAGAACAGCAGAAGAAATAGAAAGGTTTTGGATAATGAAACACAGTGATGGCTTTGCAAACAAGAGACGACAATTAAGAAAAGTATAG